Proteins from a genomic interval of Candidatus Caccoplasma merdavium:
- the mltG gene encoding endolytic transglycosylase MltG: MTITRSKKGTLRLYLAIALLVIINIGIIAGCIVIKRYRFDSFSPKEITVYVGNEFTLDSIVAQIQDKVPQSSIDRLRRLSRTKGFPPYVFTGAYRIPEDLNVVEVYDLLIAGNASPVRITFHNLRTKEDFARVMSRQLMLSADELLAVMNDEAYCSEKGFTPDNIPAMLLPDTYDVYWNISAKSLLDRMEREYERYWTDERREKARKAGLSPIEVATLASIVEEETNIADEMPIIAGLYINRLRKRIPLQADPTIKFAIGDFGIKRILRKHLRIDSPYNTYKNYGLPPGPIRIASKRAIEAVLNYDKNNYIYMCAKEDMSGRHNFAATLAEHNYNARLYHKALNELRIMK; this comes from the coding sequence ATGACAATAACCCGTTCAAAAAAAGGGACTTTACGTCTTTACCTCGCCATCGCGCTGCTCGTCATCATCAACATAGGCATTATCGCCGGCTGCATCGTCATAAAACGCTACCGTTTCGACTCTTTCTCCCCAAAAGAGATTACCGTATATGTCGGGAATGAATTTACCCTCGACTCGATTGTCGCCCAAATCCAAGACAAGGTACCCCAGTCGAGCATCGACCGACTGCGCCGTCTCTCGCGCACCAAGGGTTTCCCGCCCTATGTCTTTACCGGTGCTTACCGCATTCCCGAAGACTTGAACGTCGTGGAGGTCTATGACCTGCTCATCGCCGGCAATGCCTCTCCGGTGCGCATCACCTTTCATAACCTGCGCACGAAGGAAGACTTCGCACGCGTGATGTCGCGCCAACTCATGCTATCGGCCGACGAGCTGCTGGCGGTCATGAACGACGAAGCCTATTGCTCCGAAAAGGGTTTTACGCCCGACAACATTCCCGCCATGCTCCTGCCCGACACCTATGATGTGTATTGGAACATTTCGGCCAAGAGTCTGCTCGACCGCATGGAACGCGAATATGAACGGTATTGGACCGACGAACGTCGCGAGAAAGCGCGTAAAGCGGGCCTCAGCCCCATAGAGGTCGCCACACTCGCCTCGATTGTCGAAGAGGAGACCAATATCGCCGACGAGATGCCTATCATTGCGGGGCTCTACATCAACCGGTTGAGAAAGCGCATTCCCCTGCAAGCCGACCCTACCATCAAATTTGCCATCGGTGACTTCGGCATCAAACGCATACTCAGGAAGCACCTGCGCATCGACTCGCCCTACAACACCTACAAAAACTACGGCCTCCCTCCTGGCCCCATACGCATTGCCTCGAAACGAGCCATTGAAGCGGTCCTCAACTACGACAAGAACAACTACATCTACATGTGTGCCAAAGAAGACATGTCGGGGCGCCACAACTTTGCCGCCACGCTGGCCGAGCACAACTACAACGCCCGCCTCTACCACAAGGCGTTGAACGAATTGAGAATCATGAAATAA
- the vsr gene encoding DNA mismatch endonuclease Vsr translates to MSDIFSKEKRSIIMSKISGKNTRPEILVRKYLFAHGFRFRVNDKRLPGKPDILLPKYKSVIFVNGCFWHGHENCKAATLPSSNVDYWRNKISSNVERDKKQQMQLEQMGYKVFVIWQCQLNSKEQEDTLQNLVEELTVKDCISHQ, encoded by the coding sequence ATGTCGGATATATTCTCAAAAGAAAAACGATCCATTATAATGTCTAAAATCTCTGGTAAAAACACAAGGCCAGAAATTTTAGTTAGGAAATATTTATTTGCTCATGGTTTTAGATTTCGCGTAAACGATAAACGATTACCAGGGAAACCGGATATACTGTTACCTAAATATAAATCCGTTATTTTTGTTAATGGATGTTTCTGGCATGGACATGAGAATTGTAAAGCTGCTACTCTTCCAAGTTCAAATGTTGATTATTGGAGAAATAAAATATCGTCAAATGTTGAACGAGATAAAAAACAGCAAATGCAATTAGAACAAATGGGATATAAAGTGTTTGTTATATGGCAATGTCAATTAAATTCAAAAGAGCAAGAAGATACTCTGCAAAATTTAGTAGAAGAATTAACAGTTAAAGATTGTATTTCCCACCAATAA